A stretch of the Acyrthosiphon pisum isolate AL4f chromosome A2, pea_aphid_22Mar2018_4r6ur, whole genome shotgun sequence genome encodes the following:
- the Mrps10 gene encoding 28S ribosomal protein S10, mitochondrial produces MTTFLKTLLLNSRKSSALWPPYFNLSTRSFCAKPLRSEESNIHQNDLASVTPQNEELDKLYKTIEFECRSNDRAVLRSYTQFATMAANELGIQIGKCWSPRKAHHERYTLLRSIHVHKRCRVQYEVRTWFRFIHFHKLTGSTAETFLEYVQRNLPEGVALKVTKVLLENIPESVSSHMTSEIA; encoded by the exons ATGACTACTTTCTTGAAAACCTTATTGTTGAACAGTAGAAAAAGTTCAGCGTTGTGG CctccttattttaatttatcgacAAGATCGTTCTGCGCCAAACCACTAAGATCCGAGGAGAGTAATATCCACCAAAATGATTTGGCGTCTGTTACTCCTcag AATGAAGAACTGGATAAATTATACAAGACCATAGAATTTGAATGTCGTAGCAACGATCGTGCAGTATTAAGGAGTTACACTCAATTTGCAACAATGGCTGCAAATGAACTAGGGATTCAAATCGGTAAATG ctggTCCCCACGTAAAGCTCACCACGAACGATACACATTATTACGTTCTATTCACGTCCATAAAAGGTGTAGAGTACAGTATGAAGTAAGAACGTGGTTTAGATTCATTCATTTCCATAAGCTTACTGGTTCTACTGCAGAAACCTTTTTGGAGTATGTTCAAAGAAATTTACCGGAAGGGGTTGCACTTAAAGTCACCAAA gtacttttagaaaatattcCTGAAAGTGTTTCATCGCATATGACTTCGGAAATAGCTTAa
- the LOC100162889 gene encoding protein phosphatase 1 regulatory subunit 37 codes for MTEWKSRSLPSNFEILSLSNVPVGPSCLRSNSKKTYISRNVSFPDDESQIVTGVLETLHPWESMENVTVELLTAKYKQSCERHNTNPLYSVLNQIKSINTNLERNECLDLKGVLLTNVDWESLEEIFKRVQFKTINVEATGLNDDTAIALFDMLDFYESAICLNISSNNDIGTRGWQACARTLKKSKCLEELEARNTILNESNMTSLGRSLKFGSQLCVLKLENCNLADRPLTSLVSLIKLNNTLKELYLGENYLNENDAKQLSILLKCNTTLQLLDLSNNNIQNKGFKLLCESIVNQNSPLTILIVWNNNLNHECSECLSNLMGSETKLEMLNVGFNCLLDTTASAIQIPLKNNKNLIRLGLQSTQITCKGVKYLAEALEANTSLQRLDLRDNNIEVEGLRNLKESISKNFRITRLDLDPLPRNKYAADTTKEYTNLTEQIKQMCEENEKKHSTKQIDDNLLDQITDESNITRAIKIPNVDSRKISLTCESLMMQYTSLKNPNYLGSDDYLPMLRGSSGRLRSPAPSPIHSPVASSPMCSPSIASTRNRFHVSKVSEQKQKECRFKVIKLNNLNDKAPTASNESLSDDSFGPTNLELTVDSLDLCKHKNDTKKEDQRTRKVSWVMGSRPLLTSLQNITTSLDQATSSGVDKLLSLFSPFSSADKSSASIDTVESNDSVFESDTESKKPVTLDQATWPPVFGSLKKTTSICRPLSDKGRRSLSDLRTF; via the exons ATGACTGAATGGAAATCCAGATCGTTACCTAGCAATTTCGAAATACTTTCCCTGTCAAATGTGCCAGTCGGTCCTTCTTGCTTACGTTCAAACTCCAAGAAAACGTACATTAGCCGCAATGTATCTTTTCCGGACGATGAAAGTCAAATTGTCACTGGCGTTCTTGAAACTTTGCATCCTTGGGAAtcca TGGAAAACGTAACTGTAGAGTTACTCACAgccaaatataaacaatcatgTGAGAGACACAATACTAATCCATTATACTCGGTCCTCAAtcaaataaaatctataaatacaaatttggaGAGGAATGAATGTCTTGATCTAAAAGGTGTTTTACTGACTAACGTTGACTGGGAAAGTCTAGAAGAAATTTTTAAAAGAGTTCAGTTTAAGACTATAAACGTTGAAGCAACTGGATTAAACGATGAC acggCAATTGCATTGTTTGATATGTTAGACTTTTATGAATCTGCCATTTGTTTAAACATATCTTCTAACAATGATATTGGCACTAGAGGATGGCAAGCATGTGCTCGTACGTTAAAAAAG tCAAAATGTTTAGAAGAATTAGAAGCAAGGAACACAATACTTAATGAATCAAATATGACTTCTTTGGGTCGTTCATTAAAATTTGGTTCACAATTATGTGtcttaaaacttgaaaattgcaATCTTGCAGACCGGCCATTAACATCATTag tttctttaataaaattaaataacacacTTAAAGAACTTTACTTGGGTGAAAACTATTTGAATGAAAATGATGCAAAACAACTTTCAATTTTACTTAAATGTAATACCACATTGCAGTTGTTGGATTTAAG caATAATAACATTCAAAATAAAGGGTTTAAATTACTTTGTGAAAGCattgtaaatcaaaattcaCCTTTGACAATTTTAATAGTCTGGAATAATAACTTGAATCATGAGTGTTCAGAATGTTTATCAAACTTaatg GGTTCAGAAACTAAATTAGAAATGCTCAATGTTGGGTTTAATTGTTTACTCGACACCACGGCTAGTGCTATTCAAATACCATTGAAGAACAACAAAAATTTGATACGCTTAGGATTGCAAAGCACCCAAATAACTTGTAAAGGAGTTAAATATTTAGCAGAAGCTCTAGAAGCCAATACTTCTTTACAA AGATTAGATttacgtgataataatattgaagttgaaGGGCTGAGAAATTTGAAAGAGtccatttcaaaaaattttagaaTTACACGCCTAGATTTAGATCCTCTGCCACGTAACAAATATGCAGCT gaTACAACTAAAGAGTATACAAATCTAACGGAACAGATCAAACAAATGTgtgaagaaaatgaaaaaaaacatagtacTAAACAAATTGACGACAATCTACTTGACCAGATTACAGATGAGTCTAATATAACAAGAGCTATCAAAATACCAAATGTAGATTCTAGAAAGATATCTCTTACATGTGAATCATTAATGATGCAGTATACTTCACTTAAAAATCCCAATTATCTTGGTTCAGACGATTACTTGCCTATGTTGCGAGGAAGTAGCGGTAGATTAAGAAGTCCTGCTCCGAGTCCTATACACAGCCCAGTCGCTAGTAGTCCAATGTGCAGTCCTTCAATAGCATCCACACGTAATCGTTTCCATGTTTCAAAAGTATCCgaacaaaaacaaaaagaatGTCGATTTAAGGTGATCAAATTGAACAATTTGAATGATAAAGCACCAACGGCTAGTAACGAGTCATTATCTGATGATTCTTTTGGCCCTACCAATTTGGAACTCACAGTTGATAGTTTGGATTTGTgcaaacataaaaatgataccAAAAAAGAAGATCAAAGAACTAGGAAAGTGTCCTGGGTTATGGGCTCTCGACCTTTGTTGACTTCATTGCAAAACATCACCACGAGTTTGGATCAAGCCACCTCGTCTGGAGTTGACAAGCTTCTCAGTTTATTTAGTCCTTTTTCTAGCGCAGACAAATCATCGGCTTCTATCGACACGGTTGAATCTAATGATTCTGTTTTTGAATCGGACACTGAATCAAAGAAACCAGTTACACTGGATCAAGCAACTTGGCCACCAGTATTTGGAAGCTTGAAAAAAACCACGTCCATCTGCAGGCCATTATCAGATAAAGGTAGACGTAGTCTAAGCGATTTGCgtactttttaa